The Accipiter gentilis chromosome 9, bAccGen1.1, whole genome shotgun sequence genome includes a region encoding these proteins:
- the HNRNPH3 gene encoding heterogeneous nuclear ribonucleoprotein H3 isoform X2 has translation MDWSGKHNGPNDTTNDGTVVRLRGLPFGCSKEEIVQFFQGLEIVPNGITLTLDYQGRSTGEAFVQFASKEIAENALGKHKERIGHRYIEIFKSSKSEIRGFCDMPRRMMGQQRPGPYDRPLGGRGGYYGAGRGRYGGFDDYGGYNNYGYGNDGYDDRMRDGRGMGGHGYGGAGDAGSGFHGGGHFVHMRGLPFRATENDIANFFSPLNPIRVHIDIGADGRATGEADVEFVTHEDAVAAMSKDKNHMQHRYIELFLNSTAGGGSGMGGYGRDGMDQGYGSVGRMGMGSNYSGGYGTPDGLGGYSRGSGNSGGYYGQGSMGGGGWRGMY, from the exons ATGGACTGGAGTGGAAAACATAATGGGCCAAATGATACAACTAATGATGGAACAGTGGTACGACTTCGAGGCCTGCCATTTGGTTGCAGCAAAGAAGAGATTGTTCAGTTTTTCCAAG GGTTGGAAATCGTGCCAAATGGGATAACATTGACGCTGGACTACCAGGGGAGAAGCACAGGGGAGGCCTTCGTGCAGTTTGCTTCAAAGGAGATAGCAGAAAATGCTCTGGGGAAACACAAGGAAAGAATAGGGCACAG ATATATTGAAATCTTCAAAAGTAGTAAGAGCGAAATCAGAGGATTCTGTGACATGCCAAGAAGAATGATGGGACAGCAGCGACCTGGACCATATGATAGACCATTAGGAGGAAGAGGGGGTTATTATGGAGCTGGGCGTGGAA GATATGGTGGCTTTGATGATTATGGTGGCTATAATAACTATGGCTATGGAAATGATGGCTATGATGACAGAATGAGGGATgggagag gcATGGGAGGACATGGCTATGGTGGAGCTGGAGATGCAGGGTCAGGTTTCCATGGTGGTGGTCATTTTGTTCACATGAGAGGACTGCCTTTTCGAGCAACAGAAAACGATATTGCTAAT TTTTTCTCACCATTGAATCCTATAAGAGTTCACATTGATATTGGGGCTGATGGAAGAGCCACAGGAGAGGCAGATGTGGAATTTGTAACACATGAGGATGCAGTAGCTGCCATGTCCAAGGATAAAAATCACATGC AGCATCGATATATTGAGCTATTCCTGAATTCAACTGCTGGAGGAGGTTCTGGAATGGGAGGCTATGGCAGAGATGGAATGG atcaAGGTTACGGCTCTGTTGGTAGAATGGGAATGGGTAGCAATTACAGTGGCGGATACGGAACTCCTGATGGCTTGGGCGGATATA GTCGTGGCAGTGGAAATAGTGGAGGATACTATGGGCAGGGCAGTATGGGTGGAGGAGGATGGCGTGGAATGTATTGA
- the HNRNPH3 gene encoding heterogeneous nuclear ribonucleoprotein H3 isoform X3: MDWSGKHNGPNDTTNDGTVVRLRGLPFGCSKEEIVQFFQGLEIVPNGITLTLDYQGRSTGEAFVQFASKEIAENALGKHKERIGHRYIEIFKSSKSEIRGFCDMPRRMMGQQRPGPYDRPLGGRGGYYGAGRGSMYDRMRRGGGGYDGGYGGFDDYGGYNNYGYGNDGYDDRMRDGRGMGGHGYGGAGDAGSGFHGGGHFVHMRGLPFRATENDIANFFSPLNPIRVHIDIGADGRATGEADVEFVTHEDAVAAMSKDKNHMQHRYIELFLNSTAGGGSGMGGYGRDGMDQGYGSVGRMGMGSNYSGGYGTPDGLGGYSMYA, encoded by the exons ATGGACTGGAGTGGAAAACATAATGGGCCAAATGATACAACTAATGATGGAACAGTGGTACGACTTCGAGGCCTGCCATTTGGTTGCAGCAAAGAAGAGATTGTTCAGTTTTTCCAAG GGTTGGAAATCGTGCCAAATGGGATAACATTGACGCTGGACTACCAGGGGAGAAGCACAGGGGAGGCCTTCGTGCAGTTTGCTTCAAAGGAGATAGCAGAAAATGCTCTGGGGAAACACAAGGAAAGAATAGGGCACAG ATATATTGAAATCTTCAAAAGTAGTAAGAGCGAAATCAGAGGATTCTGTGACATGCCAAGAAGAATGATGGGACAGCAGCGACCTGGACCATATGATAGACCATTAGGAGGAAGAGGGGGTTATTATGGAGCTGGGCGTGGAAGTATGTATGACAGAATGCGTCGAGGAGGTGGTGGATATGACGGTG GATATGGTGGCTTTGATGATTATGGTGGCTATAATAACTATGGCTATGGAAATGATGGCTATGATGACAGAATGAGGGATgggagag gcATGGGAGGACATGGCTATGGTGGAGCTGGAGATGCAGGGTCAGGTTTCCATGGTGGTGGTCATTTTGTTCACATGAGAGGACTGCCTTTTCGAGCAACAGAAAACGATATTGCTAAT TTTTTCTCACCATTGAATCCTATAAGAGTTCACATTGATATTGGGGCTGATGGAAGAGCCACAGGAGAGGCAGATGTGGAATTTGTAACACATGAGGATGCAGTAGCTGCCATGTCCAAGGATAAAAATCACATGC AGCATCGATATATTGAGCTATTCCTGAATTCAACTGCTGGAGGAGGTTCTGGAATGGGAGGCTATGGCAGAGATGGAATGG atcaAGGTTACGGCTCTGTTGGTAGAATGGGAATGGGTAGCAATTACAGTGGCGGATACGGAACTCCTGATGGCTTGGGCGGATATA gtatgTATGCGTGA
- the HNRNPH3 gene encoding heterogeneous nuclear ribonucleoprotein H3 isoform X1, with amino-acid sequence MDWSGKHNGPNDTTNDGTVVRLRGLPFGCSKEEIVQFFQGLEIVPNGITLTLDYQGRSTGEAFVQFASKEIAENALGKHKERIGHRYIEIFKSSKSEIRGFCDMPRRMMGQQRPGPYDRPLGGRGGYYGAGRGSMYDRMRRGGGGYDGGYGGFDDYGGYNNYGYGNDGYDDRMRDGRGMGGHGYGGAGDAGSGFHGGGHFVHMRGLPFRATENDIANFFSPLNPIRVHIDIGADGRATGEADVEFVTHEDAVAAMSKDKNHMQHRYIELFLNSTAGGGSGMGGYGRDGMDQGYGSVGRMGMGSNYSGGYGTPDGLGGYSRGSGNSGGYYGQGSMGGGGWRGMY; translated from the exons ATGGACTGGAGTGGAAAACATAATGGGCCAAATGATACAACTAATGATGGAACAGTGGTACGACTTCGAGGCCTGCCATTTGGTTGCAGCAAAGAAGAGATTGTTCAGTTTTTCCAAG GGTTGGAAATCGTGCCAAATGGGATAACATTGACGCTGGACTACCAGGGGAGAAGCACAGGGGAGGCCTTCGTGCAGTTTGCTTCAAAGGAGATAGCAGAAAATGCTCTGGGGAAACACAAGGAAAGAATAGGGCACAG ATATATTGAAATCTTCAAAAGTAGTAAGAGCGAAATCAGAGGATTCTGTGACATGCCAAGAAGAATGATGGGACAGCAGCGACCTGGACCATATGATAGACCATTAGGAGGAAGAGGGGGTTATTATGGAGCTGGGCGTGGAAGTATGTATGACAGAATGCGTCGAGGAGGTGGTGGATATGACGGTG GATATGGTGGCTTTGATGATTATGGTGGCTATAATAACTATGGCTATGGAAATGATGGCTATGATGACAGAATGAGGGATgggagag gcATGGGAGGACATGGCTATGGTGGAGCTGGAGATGCAGGGTCAGGTTTCCATGGTGGTGGTCATTTTGTTCACATGAGAGGACTGCCTTTTCGAGCAACAGAAAACGATATTGCTAAT TTTTTCTCACCATTGAATCCTATAAGAGTTCACATTGATATTGGGGCTGATGGAAGAGCCACAGGAGAGGCAGATGTGGAATTTGTAACACATGAGGATGCAGTAGCTGCCATGTCCAAGGATAAAAATCACATGC AGCATCGATATATTGAGCTATTCCTGAATTCAACTGCTGGAGGAGGTTCTGGAATGGGAGGCTATGGCAGAGATGGAATGG atcaAGGTTACGGCTCTGTTGGTAGAATGGGAATGGGTAGCAATTACAGTGGCGGATACGGAACTCCTGATGGCTTGGGCGGATATA GTCGTGGCAGTGGAAATAGTGGAGGATACTATGGGCAGGGCAGTATGGGTGGAGGAGGATGGCGTGGAATGTATTGA
- the HNRNPH3 gene encoding heterogeneous nuclear ribonucleoprotein H3 isoform X4, translating to MPRRMMGQQRPGPYDRPLGGRGGYYGAGRGSMYDRMRRGGGGYDGGYGGFDDYGGYNNYGYGNDGYDDRMRDGRGMGGHGYGGAGDAGSGFHGGGHFVHMRGLPFRATENDIANFFSPLNPIRVHIDIGADGRATGEADVEFVTHEDAVAAMSKDKNHMQHRYIELFLNSTAGGGSGMGGYGRDGMDQGYGSVGRMGMGSNYSGGYGTPDGLGGYSRGSGNSGGYYGQGSMGGGGWRGMY from the exons ATGCCAAGAAGAATGATGGGACAGCAGCGACCTGGACCATATGATAGACCATTAGGAGGAAGAGGGGGTTATTATGGAGCTGGGCGTGGAAGTATGTATGACAGAATGCGTCGAGGAGGTGGTGGATATGACGGTG GATATGGTGGCTTTGATGATTATGGTGGCTATAATAACTATGGCTATGGAAATGATGGCTATGATGACAGAATGAGGGATgggagag gcATGGGAGGACATGGCTATGGTGGAGCTGGAGATGCAGGGTCAGGTTTCCATGGTGGTGGTCATTTTGTTCACATGAGAGGACTGCCTTTTCGAGCAACAGAAAACGATATTGCTAAT TTTTTCTCACCATTGAATCCTATAAGAGTTCACATTGATATTGGGGCTGATGGAAGAGCCACAGGAGAGGCAGATGTGGAATTTGTAACACATGAGGATGCAGTAGCTGCCATGTCCAAGGATAAAAATCACATGC AGCATCGATATATTGAGCTATTCCTGAATTCAACTGCTGGAGGAGGTTCTGGAATGGGAGGCTATGGCAGAGATGGAATGG atcaAGGTTACGGCTCTGTTGGTAGAATGGGAATGGGTAGCAATTACAGTGGCGGATACGGAACTCCTGATGGCTTGGGCGGATATA GTCGTGGCAGTGGAAATAGTGGAGGATACTATGGGCAGGGCAGTATGGGTGGAGGAGGATGGCGTGGAATGTATTGA